In one window of Rhodothermus sp. DNA:
- a CDS encoding FlgD immunoglobulin-like domain containing protein — MQRFSYWGLVAVGLFWAIGFSGKVLQQPEVPPPVSATIQANEDPDARARWEWLRLRSPITGQIPRNIRARELRFAATLPIRAEWVNKQDPLSAWEHQGPYNLGGRTRALALDVTDENIILAGGVSGGMWRSDDGGRTWTKTTRADQLHSVTTLVQDTRPGKTHIWYFGTGEYRGNSASRGQAFFLGDGIYKSTDGGHSWTPLPATVSGTPHAFESFFDIVWRLAIDASNLTEDEVYAATYGGIFRSVDGGTTWTPVLFSQGSPWSAYTDVVITSTGVVYAALSDEGDRRGLWRSVDGMNWVSITPAGWPTNYRRIVIGIAPSNENEVYFLAYTPGHGVSDHSLWKYTYLSGDGTGNGGQWEDLSHLLPDEGSLTGSFDTQGGYDMVVAVKPDDPRTLILGDINLYRLYLGDSDTTLTRIGGYQHKDTYRRYPVHHPDQHAVVFYPSNPNRMLSAHDGGISRTNNVMASSVTWFWLNNGYLTTQFYTLCFDEATPDDLYLLGGMQDNGTWGTFSASGTVAWIELLSGDGAYCAISPGRTYFYASTQNGATYLLQLDDLLQFQNWTRIDPAGASGHLFINPFTLDPNNPSRMYYPAGTTLWRNDSLTNKLNDPTQNRQDPDSKNWTQVDMLPGHTISAIAVASARPPNRVYYGTTKGKLIRLDSAHTSNPLRTDVTGPDFPQDAYVSSIAVHPEDGDKVLVAFSNYEVLSIWYTEDGGTTWTPVSGNLEENPDGSGSGPSVRWVDMLPLSNGQTLYFAATSTGLYRADNLDGMATTWVQEGATSIGNVVVDMVRSRPADGLVVAATHGNGVYVARAVVTDVEPSTPTVWSFALHPPYPNPFTETTVLAYQLDEPAQVELDVLDIQGRRVATLVRQQQHAGFYEVRWNGRDALGHPVASGVYFFQLRANARVTVQQGVLVR, encoded by the coding sequence ATGCAACGGTTCAGCTACTGGGGGCTTGTCGCGGTAGGGCTATTCTGGGCGATCGGGTTCAGCGGGAAAGTGCTTCAGCAGCCTGAGGTGCCGCCGCCCGTTTCCGCAACCATTCAGGCCAATGAAGATCCGGATGCCCGAGCGCGCTGGGAGTGGCTTCGACTGCGCAGCCCGATTACTGGCCAGATTCCTCGCAATATCCGGGCCCGCGAGTTACGTTTTGCCGCTACGTTACCGATACGGGCCGAATGGGTCAACAAGCAGGATCCGCTGAGCGCATGGGAGCATCAGGGCCCTTATAATCTGGGTGGACGCACCCGTGCCCTGGCGCTGGACGTCACCGATGAAAATATCATACTGGCGGGAGGCGTTTCGGGAGGGATGTGGCGCTCCGACGATGGGGGAAGGACCTGGACAAAGACCACCCGAGCCGACCAGCTGCATAGCGTAACCACCCTGGTGCAGGATACGCGGCCTGGCAAAACGCATATCTGGTATTTTGGAACAGGAGAATATCGAGGGAACTCGGCTTCCAGGGGACAGGCATTTTTTCTGGGGGATGGCATTTACAAATCGACAGATGGAGGACATAGCTGGACGCCACTTCCCGCAACGGTCTCTGGTACGCCCCACGCTTTTGAGAGCTTCTTTGATATTGTATGGCGGCTGGCTATTGATGCTTCTAATCTGACAGAAGATGAAGTGTATGCCGCTACGTATGGGGGCATCTTTCGAAGTGTTGATGGCGGCACGACATGGACGCCCGTGCTTTTCAGTCAGGGTAGTCCCTGGTCGGCCTATACGGATGTGGTGATCACCTCAACCGGTGTGGTGTACGCGGCCTTAAGCGATGAGGGAGACAGACGAGGTCTGTGGCGTTCGGTCGACGGCATGAACTGGGTTTCGATCACCCCGGCCGGTTGGCCTACGAACTATCGGCGCATTGTCATTGGCATTGCGCCATCCAATGAAAATGAAGTGTATTTTCTGGCCTACACACCCGGGCATGGGGTCAGCGACCACAGCCTCTGGAAGTACACGTATCTGTCGGGCGATGGTACCGGAAACGGTGGCCAGTGGGAAGACCTCTCGCATCTGCTTCCCGATGAAGGGAGCCTGACCGGTAGCTTTGACACCCAGGGGGGGTATGACATGGTCGTGGCCGTCAAGCCAGACGATCCACGCACCCTCATTCTGGGAGATATCAACCTGTATCGCCTCTATCTGGGGGATTCCGACACAACGCTGACACGGATTGGAGGCTACCAACATAAAGATACCTATCGACGCTATCCTGTGCACCACCCGGACCAACATGCAGTGGTCTTTTATCCTTCCAATCCCAATCGGATGCTTTCAGCACATGACGGAGGAATCTCGCGCACCAACAATGTGATGGCCTCCAGTGTGACCTGGTTCTGGCTGAATAATGGATATCTGACCACCCAGTTCTATACCCTCTGCTTCGATGAGGCCACGCCAGATGACCTGTATTTACTGGGAGGGATGCAAGATAATGGGACGTGGGGGACCTTTTCGGCCAGTGGGACCGTGGCCTGGATTGAACTCCTGAGTGGAGACGGTGCTTACTGTGCAATCAGCCCTGGAAGAACCTATTTCTATGCCTCAACCCAAAATGGGGCGACCTACCTGCTGCAGTTGGATGATTTGCTGCAGTTCCAGAACTGGACGCGCATCGATCCAGCTGGCGCCAGTGGACATCTTTTTATCAACCCCTTCACGCTGGATCCCAACAACCCCTCCCGGATGTACTATCCGGCGGGCACAACGCTCTGGCGTAACGATAGCCTTACGAACAAGCTCAACGATCCTACACAGAATCGGCAGGATCCCGACAGCAAGAACTGGACCCAGGTTGATATGCTGCCCGGGCATACGATTTCAGCCATTGCTGTTGCTTCCGCGCGTCCACCGAACCGCGTCTATTATGGCACCACCAAGGGGAAGCTGATTCGACTGGATAGTGCTCATACGTCCAATCCGCTGCGCACGGACGTTACCGGTCCGGACTTTCCGCAGGATGCTTATGTCAGTAGTATTGCGGTGCATCCGGAAGATGGAGATAAGGTGCTGGTGGCCTTTTCGAATTATGAAGTGCTGAGCATCTGGTATACCGAAGATGGGGGGACGACGTGGACCCCGGTCAGCGGCAATCTGGAAGAAAATCCCGATGGCTCAGGGAGTGGACCGTCGGTGCGATGGGTAGATATGCTACCGTTATCTAATGGCCAAACGCTGTATTTTGCGGCGACCAGTACCGGGCTGTATCGAGCCGACAATCTGGATGGGATGGCAACGACGTGGGTCCAGGAAGGGGCAACCTCTATCGGAAACGTGGTGGTCGACATGGTCCGGAGCCGTCCTGCCGATGGCCTGGTAGTAGCTGCCACGCATGGGAACGGCGTTTATGTCGCACGTGCAGTAGTCACCGACGTAGAGCCCTCAACGCCAACGGTATGGTCTTTTGCCCTGCATCCGCCCTATCCCAATCCTTTTACCGAGACGACGGTGCTGGCTTATCAGTTGGATGAGCCGGCCCAGGTGGAGTTAGACGTACTGGATATCCAGGGGCGACGGGTGGCCACCTTGGTGCGTCAACAACAGCACGCCGGCTTCTATGAGGTGCGCTGGAATGGACGTGATGCCCTGGGGCATCCTGTAGCCAGTGGTGTTTACTTCTTTCAATTGCGTGCGAACGCACGGGTTACGGTGCAGCAGGGGGTGCTGGTACGCTGA